The following coding sequences are from one Eublepharis macularius isolate TG4126 chromosome 19, MPM_Emac_v1.0, whole genome shotgun sequence window:
- the TUBB4A gene encoding tubulin beta-4A chain — MREIVHLQAGQCGNQIGAKFWEVISDEHGIDPTGTYHGDSDLQLERINVYYNEASGGKYVPRAVLVDLEPGTMDSVRSGPFGQIFRPDNFVFGQSGAGNNWAKGHYTEGAELVDSVMDVVRKEAESCDCLQGFQLTHSLGGGTGSGMGTLLISKIREEYPDRIMNTFSVVPSPKVSDTVVEPYNATLSVHQLVENTDETYCIDNEALYDICFRTLKLTTPTYGDLNHLVSATMSGVTTCLRFPGQLNADLRKLAVNMVPFPRLHFFMPGFAPLTSRGSQQYRALTVPELTQQMFDAKNMMAACDPRHGRYLTVAAVFRGRMSMKEVDEQMLNVQNKNSSYFVEWIPNNVKTAVCDIPPRGLKMAATFIGNSTAIQELFKRISEQFTAMFRRKAFLHWYTGEGMDEMEFTEAESNMNDLVSEYQQYQDATAEEGEFEEEAEEEVA; from the exons TTCTGGGAAGTCATCAGTGATGAACATGGTATAGACCCCACCGGCACCTACCACGGAGACAGCGATCTTCAGTTGGAGAGGATCAACGTCTATTACAATGAGGCCTCAG GTGGCAAGTACGTCCCCAGGGCTGTCTTGGTTGACCTGGAACCCGGCACCATGGACTCGGTTAGGTCTGGACCGTTTGGGCAAATATTCAGGCCTGATAACTTTGTCTTCG GTCAGAGCGGTGCTGGAAACAACTGGGCCAAAGGACACTACACAGAAGGAGCTGAGCTGGTAGACTCTGTCATGGACGTGGTAAGGAAAGAAGCGGAAAGCTGTGACTGTCTTCAGGGTTTCCAGCTAACCCACTCACTCGGTGGGGGGACTGGATCTGGGATGGGAACTCTGCTGATCAGCAAGATCCGAGAGGAGTACCCAGACCGCATCATGAACACCTTCAGCGTGGTGCCATCACCTAAGGTCTCAGACACCGTGGTGGAGCCTTACAACGCCACTCTCTCCGTGCACCAGTTGGTGGAGAATACGGACGAGACGTATTGTATTGACAATGAGGCACTCTATGACATCTGCTTCCGTACCCTCAAGCTCACCACTCCCACCTACGGTGACCTCAACCACTTGGTCTCAGCTACCATGAGCGGTGTGACTACTTGTCTTCGTTTCCCTGGCCAGCTCAACGCCGACCTCCGCAAACTGGCCGTCAACATGGTGCCCTTCCCTCGTCTCCACTTCTTCATGCCTGGCTTTGCCCCCCTCACGAGTCGGGGCAGCCAGCAGTACCGAGCCTTGACCGTGCCAGAGCTCACCCAGCAGATGTTCGATGCCAAGAACATGATGGCGGCCTGTGACCCTCGCCATGGCCGTTACCTGACTGTCGCGGCGGTCTTCCGAGGAAGGATGTCCATGAAGGAGGTGGATGAACAAATGCtgaatgtgcagaacaaaaacagcAGCTACTTCGTAGAGTGGATCCCCAACAACGTGAAGACGGCCGTGTGTGACATCCCGCCCCGtgggctcaaaatggcagccACCTTCATCGGCAACAGCACCGCCATCCAGGAGCTCTTCAAGCGCATCTCAGAGCAGTTCACGGCTATGTTCCGCCGCAAGGCCTTCCTCCACTGGTACACCGGGGAAGGCATGGATGAGATGGAGTTCACAGAGGCTGAGAGCAACATGAATGATTTAGTCTCGGAGTACCAGCAGTACCAAGATGCTACTGCTGAGGAAGGTGAGTTCGAAGAGGAGGCGGAGGAAGAAGTCGCATGA